In Marinobacterium sp. LSUCC0821, the DNA window CCCGAGCTGCACTCAACAACACTGACTCTGCACACCAGATTAATGCCCTTGAGTCATCGATCCGTGCCGGCCAGCATGAGCTGAGTGTCGTGCAGGAGCGTATTCATAAAGCCTACTCATTGATGCGTACAGCGGTTGGTTTTAACCAGCAGCGTGATCTGCTTCCAGAAGAGTTTGTAACCTTGGTCGATCAGGCTGTTGAGATCTGGCGTTCGGGTGAGAACCTGATGGCCGATGTATGGCCAACCGATCCTGTGAGTGTTGATAACACTATGGATGCGATGCGTAAGTCGATTGAGAACGTGCGTCGTAAAGTTTCGCGTCGTTACGAAGACTCTGTAATTCGTATCGCTGAACTGCGTTCGCAAATTCAGAACCAGAAATCAGCCGTTGAACAGCTTCAACAGGGTCGTGCGCCAGTGCGCCGTAACACCGCTGATCTGATGGAGCTACTTAACGAATATGGTATCGAATCGACCCCGATTTGTGAGTTGGTCGATATTACCGATGATAAGTGGCGTATTGCGATTGAGTCCTTCCTAGGCGCTCGTCGTGAAGCTCTTATTGTGGATCCTGATCGCGTTAAAGAGGCGATCACCCTTTACCGTCGTAAAGGTCGCCACCTTAAAGGTTGTCGAATCATCAACACCACTAAATCTGATGAGTGGTTGAACCGTGCTAAGTCAAACACGCTGGCGCAGTTTATCGAGACCGATAATGACCACGCTCTTGCTTACATGAATCGCGCCCTTGGTGGTGTGATGGCGGTAGAGACAGAAGCGGAGCTGCTAAAACATGAGCGAGCTCTGACCTACGACTGTATGTTGCAGACTGAGGGCTCTACTACTGCTATCAATGAGATGACTCCGATCATGGGTATTCGTCGTCGCGGTGATCAGCTTGCACTCCAGGGTAAGCAGGTAGACCAGTTGGTGAATGAGTTTACACTGCTTGGTCGTCAGCACGAGTCGCTAGAGAAGCTGCGAGATGCGCTTATCAGCCTTGATGGTGGGCTTAACCAAGTGAACGAGAAGGTGTTCGATCTGAGTGAGCAGCGTAAGAAGTTGACCCACCAGGTTGAGGGCTATCAGCAGACCATTATCGATCTGCGTAACCAGGATGATACCGGTCTTCAGCAGCGTATTACCGATCTAGTCGCTAAACAGAAAGAGACTGAACAGAACCAATCGGCACTGATGGATAAACTCCAGAAAGCGCGTACTGGTTTGATTCGTGATACTGCAGCGCTTGAAGTACTTGATAGCGATCTGACTGAGCATGCTGAAGCACGTGCGGCTTGTGAAGCTAAAGCGGACTTTGATGCGCAGTCAGCGCAAGAGAAGCGAGACTACCTTGATGAGAGCTGTGATGGTGAGCTAGAGCGCATCATCTTTGAAGCGGCTAAGAAAGCCCAGTCTGAGCTTTCACTTCATGAGAAGAAGAAAAATGGTGTGCGTGATGCCGTTGCGCAGTACAAAGCGCGTCACCACGGTGGCGGCTTGAGCCATCAGGGTCTCGATAAGATAGGCCCAGACTCTTCACATGAAGATCTTGAGCAGTATGTTAACGATACGGTTGAAGCGCTTCGCGAATCTGAGCTGGCGCAGTACACCGAAAAAGCAGAGCGTGCCCGTCTTGAAGCTGAGTCGGCATTCCGTTCAGACTTTGTTGCGCACTTGAATGATCAGATCAATAAGATCCGAGACATGATCCGCGAGTTGAATGCTCACTTGAAGAACCGTCCTTTCCACAAAGAGATGTACAGCTTCGAGATGATGCCAAACCCAGAGTTGAAAGAGATTCTGGAGTTGGTGGAAGCATACACACGCCTAGACTCTGCAAACGTTGGCTCACTCTTTGATATGAAGTTTGATACCAATAGCGAGCACAAAGGTGCCCTAGAGCGTATCCATGAAGTATTGAAGGATGAGGGTGAGAGCAGTCTTCTGCAGGACTACCGAAACTTCTACAACTTCGAGTTGGTGGTGAAAGATCTCGACGGCAACCGCAAGACAACCCTAAGTCAGCGTATCAAGACAGGTTCAGGTGGTGAGCACCAGGTACCTTTCTACGTTGCGATGGCAGCAGCTCTTGGTGCTACCTACCGCCTGAAAGAGGGAGGTGATGGTAAACCTGTGGGTGGCTTCAGCCTATCGGTATTCGACGAAGCGTTTAACAAACTCGACTCGGAAAACACCGTAACCTCTCTCGGCTTTATGAGCGATCTTGGTCTTCAAACGATCATCGCTGCACCAGATGAGAAGTACTCACTGCTTAGTACCTGTATGGATACCATCATCAACGTCTGTCGTGATGGCCGCGTGGTCGATGTCGATGTCGAGTTCCCGACGGATCTAGGTAAAGCGCTGCTTGCTTCAGACCATCCTTACAAAGTGATGGCAGAGGAAGAAGAGGCGGAGATTTAATCGATCATCGCGTCGCTCTGCGAGCTAGCTCCTACAGAAGATTTCTCCTGTAGGGGCTAGTTTTAACCTCTCTGTAGGAGCTAGCCTGAAAGGCGAAGCGACAAACCATTACCTCTCGTAGGAGCTAGCCCAAAGGGCAAAGCGAAAACCCAAATCGCGTCGCTCTTCGAGCTTGCTCCTGTAATTATTTCCAACCAAGCCTCCCCAAATCCTGTTTATTTCTCATAATTTGATTTTTTGCACCTGCGTTAAGCTTAGTTATATGTTTATAATCAAACCTTAAATTGAGGATTTGAAATGAAATTGCTTAACCGCTCGGGTATCTCTATTCGTCCTAAGCAGCCGTTCTATGAATGGTTGCAGGCCAATTTTAATGAAGAGCTACCCACCTTCGAAGAGCTTTGCTCTGAAGGTAACATCTACCTTTTTGATGAGGTTGAGTCGGAAGAGGATTTCTCCAGCGCACTCGATCAGCACTGGGCTGCCATACTTGAGAATGAGTTGGGTGCTTGGGATGAATTTGGTGATTGCTGGCCAGAGCTAACGCGGGCAACTTTTGATAGTTGGCTAGCCGTTGATCTTCAGTTAATGAGTTTCGATTTAAGCAAGCAGTCTTTAATGCGCGCTGACTTGGATATTGGTTAAAGTGTAGGGAAGGGCAGAATGTCTAATCAGAGTGGTTTAGTTTGGCATGAAGATCGAGATTGGCTCTATGATGAGCTGCACTCACGCCCATTCCAACGTATCTCTGGTGATGTCAGTATCACTCATATTGCTGTGCTTGCTAATCAACAGGAGCGTAAGGTCCAGAGCGAGCAGATTCAAAAGCTACTAAGTATGCTGGGCATGGAAAGTGATGCGGTCGATCAAGCGTGTAACATCTATACCTCAGATGACCTTCGTATTCGTTGGGAGCAGCACCTAGAGTTCACTTCACTCACCATCACCGATTCCCGTGAAGGGGTTGCCTCAACTCAGCCCTTCTTCACCACAGCCTTAGATCGCCTACCTGATGGTTGGTTAAGCCGCTACCCTGGTAAGACAGTAGCCGCCTTTCATATGCGTATTCAAAACCTTAAGGGTGCTCATTTACCTGCACCTAATGATGTTCGTGCGCAGTTGGATAACATGCAGATGATCGGCAGTTTGCCGCAAAACGGTGCTGCACAGATATGGACTACCTTCCGTACGCATGGCGATAACTTTGGTCGTTTCCTGATTTTTAATAACAGCATGTCCAAGGGCCAGATGGGTCGAATGGTGCAGCGTGTTATTGAGGTTGAGACCTACCGCCTTTTGGCTCTGCTAGGCCTTAAAGAGGCGCGTAATCTTTCTCCTGTGGTCGCTGATATGGATAGCCGTATGGCAGACCTAACCCGTCGTCTCTCTACGGGTGAAAAATCGAATGACACAGAGCTATTGGGTGAGTTGATTAATCTATCTGCGGATATCGAAGCAGAGCGTGCCCGCACCACTTTCCGCTTTAACGCGAGCCGTTCGTACCACGATGTCATGGCAGCGCGTTTGGATGAGCTGCGTGAGGATGAGGTTTCGGGCCACCTCACTTTAAAAGAGTTTTTGATTCGCCGTCTAACGCCTGCTGTGCGTGGCTGTGAGACCATGCATAACCGATTGGATGACCTCTCCAGAAGGGTAAACCGAGCCTCTGATATGATGCGTACCCGAGTGGAGATGGCGATACAGAACCAGAACCAGCAGTTGCTCAGCTCAATGGATCGTCGATCACGCATTCAATTGGCGATGCAGCACACGGTAGAGGGTCTATCGGTCGCAGCTATTAGCTACTATGCAGTGGGTCTGGTGAAATATCTGATTGATGCGGCTGTTACCGCGGGTGCCCCGATTGATAAAGAGATCTCGACTGGCATTTCAGTACCACTTGTTATTGGTACAGTTTGGTTTATTACGCGTAAAATACACAGTCGTTTTAAAAAGCTAGCAGAAGCCAAGGCAGAGGATGTTAATTCATGAGTATCGAGTCACAAATTGAAACCAAGTTGAATGCCGGGTTAGCTCTTTCGCATCTAGAGATTATCAACGAGAGCCATATGCACTCCGGTACTCGTTTGGATACCCACTTCAAACTTGTGGCCGTAAGTAATGATTTTGACGGTAAGCGCCTTATCCAGCGCCACCAGACTATCTTTGGTCTGCTAAACGACATAATGCAAAACCCAATCCACGCTCTATCAATGCACCTATACACTGAAGCAGAGTGGGCTGAAAAGGCTGGTGTGGTTCCAGCTAGCCCGAACTGTATGGGTGGTTCTAAACACGATAAGTAGTTTGGAGTCCTATCGAAGATAGGGTTATCTTTTCTTTAAGAGCTAAATTTAAAAAGCGTTCTACTCGCCTAAAGGCGACCAGCCTTACTTTTCCCTTGTCGGAAAAGTAAGCAAAAGGACACCCCGCTCCTTCGGCCTGCGGCACACTGCGCGCGATACTCTTTTTCTGAAGCTTATCAGGACCGCACAAACCGTTAATTGCTCCTGCATTAACGGAATACATGCCATCCTTGGCATTAAGTCGGCTTCCTGCCTCCGTTGTGCTCTT includes these proteins:
- a CDS encoding DUF3422 family protein, translating into MSNQSGLVWHEDRDWLYDELHSRPFQRISGDVSITHIAVLANQQERKVQSEQIQKLLSMLGMESDAVDQACNIYTSDDLRIRWEQHLEFTSLTITDSREGVASTQPFFTTALDRLPDGWLSRYPGKTVAAFHMRIQNLKGAHLPAPNDVRAQLDNMQMIGSLPQNGAAQIWTTFRTHGDNFGRFLIFNNSMSKGQMGRMVQRVIEVETYRLLALLGLKEARNLSPVVADMDSRMADLTRRLSTGEKSNDTELLGELINLSADIEAERARTTFRFNASRSYHDVMAARLDELREDEVSGHLTLKEFLIRRLTPAVRGCETMHNRLDDLSRRVNRASDMMRTRVEMAIQNQNQQLLSSMDRRSRIQLAMQHTVEGLSVAAISYYAVGLVKYLIDAAVTAGAPIDKEISTGISVPLVIGTVWFITRKIHSRFKKLAEAKAEDVNS
- a CDS encoding SbcC/MukB-like Walker B domain-containing protein, giving the protein MKQLNRIVLVNWYVLGAMEIPIKGNVAIVGPNGSGKSSLLDAIQTVLMGGHKRHLSFNASAGEKSERSLRTYCLGALDDMGKASNVREDSLTYLALSFFDTETAQESCVGIAINASTASPDEDILGRFILPNFSVSLDDFSVKQGGGRMPRPWAEVRENLMKQCPDMLLEKRASRFVRELVTHLSHDPQMPNDDDKFVKNFKNALKFVPIDSPTRFVREFVLDENVVHVGAFRKSLDEYRAMEEKTRDVANRIDELVKVQELCSGISRNIKNAVEYEWVVHESRFESADLRKEEAEERIEKWQEQETEVEKELATAGQDLNTVMQDLANARAALNNTDSAHQINALESSIRAGQHELSVVQERIHKAYSLMRTAVGFNQQRDLLPEEFVTLVDQAVEIWRSGENLMADVWPTDPVSVDNTMDAMRKSIENVRRKVSRRYEDSVIRIAELRSQIQNQKSAVEQLQQGRAPVRRNTADLMELLNEYGIESTPICELVDITDDKWRIAIESFLGARREALIVDPDRVKEAITLYRRKGRHLKGCRIINTTKSDEWLNRAKSNTLAQFIETDNDHALAYMNRALGGVMAVETEAELLKHERALTYDCMLQTEGSTTAINEMTPIMGIRRRGDQLALQGKQVDQLVNEFTLLGRQHESLEKLRDALISLDGGLNQVNEKVFDLSEQRKKLTHQVEGYQQTIIDLRNQDDTGLQQRITDLVAKQKETEQNQSALMDKLQKARTGLIRDTAALEVLDSDLTEHAEARAACEAKADFDAQSAQEKRDYLDESCDGELERIIFEAAKKAQSELSLHEKKKNGVRDAVAQYKARHHGGGLSHQGLDKIGPDSSHEDLEQYVNDTVEALRESELAQYTEKAERARLEAESAFRSDFVAHLNDQINKIRDMIRELNAHLKNRPFHKEMYSFEMMPNPELKEILELVEAYTRLDSANVGSLFDMKFDTNSEHKGALERIHEVLKDEGESSLLQDYRNFYNFELVVKDLDGNRKTTLSQRIKTGSGGEHQVPFYVAMAAALGATYRLKEGGDGKPVGGFSLSVFDEAFNKLDSENTVTSLGFMSDLGLQTIIAAPDEKYSLLSTCMDTIINVCRDGRVVDVDVEFPTDLGKALLASDHPYKVMAEEEEAEI
- a CDS encoding BolA family transcriptional regulator — encoded protein: MSIESQIETKLNAGLALSHLEIINESHMHSGTRLDTHFKLVAVSNDFDGKRLIQRHQTIFGLLNDIMQNPIHALSMHLYTEAEWAEKAGVVPASPNCMGGSKHDK